A window of the Aquarana catesbeiana isolate 2022-GZ linkage group LG05, ASM4218655v1, whole genome shotgun sequence genome harbors these coding sequences:
- the LOC141145997 gene encoding uncharacterized protein, giving the protein MSQTKSEHFTTRSEVYSRSTRRSVKSETIAIARAKAESAKVKADFAAKEAKIKAAFAEKEIKAAAEMQLKLEKLRMETALEELAAEKESAAAAAEADILEELAKPTSERLSNVLERKSVPDDGTERTSEYVRRHAEPDSCPLTAPRAESTPAIHMPYVKQESKPALSQFSAHSAARLSKHYVTVDQIENEERRVKRHSDCISDDRKYPPSSWHNRAPPGYSHNNQGMSDFFKFLARRELLAKGLAKFNDRPESYRAWRSSFRNATRDLELNASEEADLLVNWLGNESSEHARRIRDININYPSRGLSMIWERVDECYGSPEVIENSLFKRIDDFPRIPNKGYQKLRELSDLVTELQIAKAEGDLPGLAFLDTARGVNSIVQKLPYSLQETWISRGSKYKQKHNVPFPPFSYFVDFIRYQAKVKNDPSFDISSSDSAHPRSSKPALTRNFKDAPVAVRKTSVSPTQDPSRECPLHKKPHSLSKCRGFREKTLQDRRTFLKENRLCYRCCASTSHLGKDCKVSINCSECNSSEHNTALHPGPAPWTLTPSPTVDEHGGEQQDTFEDELHPVVDLDGLVSFYNQ; this is encoded by the coding sequence atgtcacagacaaagtcagaacacttcacaacaaggtcagaagtttactccagaagcacaaggaggtcagtgaaaagcgaaacaattgccattgcccgcgcaaaggcggaatctgcaaaagtaaaagctgactttgcggcaaaggaggccaaaataaaagctgcattcgccgaaaaagaaataaaagctgcagccgagatgcaacttaaattagaaaagttacgtatggaaactgcattggaggaactagctgcagagaaggagtcagcggctgctgcggccgaggcagacatcttagaagaacttgcaaagcccaccagtgagcggctcagcaacgtacttgaaagaaaatccgttcctgacgacggtacagagcgtacctcagaatatgtgCGGCGACACGCCGAACCAGACAGCTGCCCACTTACAGCACCGAGAGCGGAATCAACCCCTGCCATTCACATGCCTTACGTCAAGCAAGAAAGTAAACCCGCACTCAGTCAGTTTTCAGCACATTCTGCAGCCAGGCTATCAAAACACTACGTCACAGTTGACCAAATCGAAAATGAAGAACGACGGGTTAAAAGACACAGCGACTGTATCTCTGATGACcgcaaatacccaccaagttcctggcacaacagagcgccccctggctactcacacaacaatcaaggtatgtcagatttcttcaagttcttagcacgacgtgaactgttagcaaagggacttgcaaagtttaatgatcgccctgaaagttatagagcatggcgttcgtccttcagaaatgcaactagagaccttgagctaaatgcaagtgaagaagccgacctcttagtcaattggctggggaatgagtcgtcagagcatgcaaggagaatcagagacattaacattaattacccaagcagagggctgagcatgatatgggaaagggttgatgaatgttacggttccccagaagttatagaaaactctctttttaaaagaatagatgactttcccaggattcctaacaaaggctaccagaagctgagagaactgagtgacctagtgacagaactccaaatagccaaagcagaaggagacttgccaggccttgcctttctggacacagcccgtggcgttaactctatagtgcaaaagctaccttacagccttcaagaaacctggatttcacgaggctccaaatacaagcaaaagcacaacgtccccttcccaccattctcttattttgtggactttattcgctatcaagcaaaggttaaaaatgatcctagttttgacatctcatcatctgactctgctcaccctaggtcaagtaagcctgctctaacccgcaacttcaaagacgcacctgttgcagtacgcaaaacaagtgtatctccaacacaggatccaagcagagagtgtcctcttcacaagaagcctcattcgttgtcaaagtgcagaggttttagagaaaagactctccaagatcgcagaaccttcctcaaggaaaacagactttgttacaggtgctgcgcatcaacttctcaccttgggaaagactgtaaggtgagcatcaactgctctgagtgcaacagctcagagcacaacacagctctacatccagggccagcgccatggactcttaccccctcacccacagtggacgagcacggcggggagcaacaagacaca